AGTCAGATAGAACATTCGCTGTCCAGCGTGCAGCTACATGCCAATCAACATTGAGTTTACCTTTGCGATAGTGAGATATTGCAACTCCCGGAATCCCATGCATCGCTGCTTCCCTGACGGCAGCAACAGTACCAGAAATATAGGCATCTACTCCTAAATTACCACCAGCATTGATGCCAGACATGACAAAGTTGACATTTTCACATATATGTGTAATGGCAATTCTCACACAATCAGCAGGAGTGCCTGCAATGGCATACTCATGATCTGAGCGATGATGAACGTGTATCGGTTGAGTTGTAGTTACTTGATGCCCACACCCAGAGAGATGATCTTTAGGAGCGGCTATAATCACGGGTAAGTGAGTACTGGATGCTGGATATTTGCCATTAATACCAAGTCTGTTTACAGCTTCACGAAGTGCTTTAATACCTGGAGCGTCAATTCCATCGTC
Above is a genomic segment from Fischerella sp. JS2 containing:
- the surE gene encoding 5'/3'-nucleotidase SurE — its product is MTLILTNDDGIDAPGIKALREAVNRLGINGKYPASSTHLPVIIAAPKDHLSGCGHQVTTTQPIHVHHRSDHEYAIAGTPADCVRIAITHICENVNFVMSGINAGGNLGVDAYISGTVAAVREAAMHGIPGVAISHYRKGKLNVDWHVAARWTANVLSDLLNRPLETGTFWNVNLPHLLPGEPDPEVVFCQPCTKPLPINYRIEGDKFYYAGVYQQRDRTPGSDVDVCFSGKIAVTQLKV